A single genomic interval of Centropristis striata isolate RG_2023a ecotype Rhode Island chromosome 8, C.striata_1.0, whole genome shotgun sequence harbors:
- the mroh1 gene encoding maestro heat-like repeat-containing protein family member 1 isoform X2, with amino-acid sequence MDETDVEQVTLALLDAATDKDSEVQEQVRKSMLTLGKQQPDRVLAMCQDYLLKHPKLVVSHRVVILQTIELIVGCRIDVISYPRIKSIISLASDEMTRSKEVIPDWQQAASNILVAVGNKHINDIMEEILSKFQPGLLPHFFVVQTLANLSDSNVYGMVPFLNAILGTMLPMLTMAKQDNMKWVFSFALCHFSDSILEYLANLDKAPDPTVRKDTFSSEIYAAFDILFNNWLQSRESKLRLTVAEAVGSMCHLMASDKLEEQIPKLIPAILSLYKKNNEHYIISKSLCQALDASVNMGSRVLETQLDSLLVALHQQVSAPVDYSNPPTVKNHNEVLRCFSLLANSFPDRLVMFVIQKLENSNERSRMGSLAVLRHLINSTTSTMEGKKLLILASIRQPMADHSNKVKKRVVQVISAMAHHGYLELDGGELLVRFIVQHCALPDTYKRGQRPTDPEEVTNEALRMMCDNTLHLLTTTVGRLADVLWPKLLYYLTPSQYRYATTPLCKSLIVLGNKKKNNQEPSFNIDFTQEVNLPSPQTLMVRLLVNAAFPFSSRGHGAPSLSLLQVLSVNIHPNTEILWDKEIPPLLSMLEESTEESLDKKHWQEKLLKLLSKTLVTVDDDKWVCQLASEATRYLSTYNNDLEEKSFLYQCIGVTLQQSFNKEVVKKQLQEILLTARHNDAVEREGVAMGVGLCANSHLEGTLAKLEEFGKSDAFKKSPSIFNLLKERNDVEVEKVKSTLILCYGQVALNAPPEKILTRIDQDILRCISKHFNTKDLTMKLSLIQSVGLIAKAISVCVKKQGYIFSRKQELINVMLDFIKAEAADSLRTPVRHLVMTTCANLMPLDPPLSENESFDLLKVCVNSVFPLPPETHTPEKTKEEEILDPQQRKALYKDTMAALQELLKSVLTRDPTPDGLQSVFKHIESWLSSRQDHERERAVTAAAHMLAHYLENLTVKNMVTFHNLGALLGRLAPRCSDPHPAVRTAAMDCIYSLLYIQLRYEGFSLDYKDDGVESLLALKDKLDNPDHSVLYKTCSDLTKVMSKRLPQQQLTTLVFMLFEGLVDSQANCCRASSVILNTLLKNRGGGLQELVPEMLEVLHVRLQNITEEQVRVAVGQTVLILASQHLQTVINALVNQPLPYDSWTSEMWMALGADPIVANQIIEMVMEKLLIMAPYVDQRDSMIRGGTTKVATNQPLAMTCGLKELLLNGQSQEPAVSLFPQLFSCLAVRLGASVGVSAPKDSNNKHAPSVHVAGVAADALRILLARAQLDEVMKRLEEDNAWDAMKEANTHITGVTLLAKAMAKHAGPRLPAIVECLCPSLNNIYECQRITVTAFFSELLNHHVVTELMLIDVLMNNMMERISDPCCSVRMLAVRGLGNIAVGSPEKVNKYAKELLAAMSSGMEEKDDPGKLITLEAMSGLSKVLLHLDKKNVHLLVVYIFMKIKPFLECENDEIRCASIHLMGNLSKFGSGEPVFKDQIHNVLVSLLLHLVDPNPEVVKACKYSMRVCAPVVGSEQITAMFQNHLHEDKSLHYGEFINDLTKYLIQDFPGMLNFYHISVIQFFKSNWPEVRAGAAMFIGFLLGNLQEEHFSHLNMGTITKGLVMLLQDPDPVVRVKAAEAMGHFH; translated from the exons ATGGACGAGACGGATGTGGAAC AGGTGACCTTGGCTCTACTAGATGCGGCCACCGATAAAGATTCAGAGGTCCAGGAACAGGTCAGAAAGTCTATGTTGACCCTGGGAAAACAGCAACCAGACAGAGTTTTAGCCATGTGCCAGGACTACCTTCTGAAACACCCAAAg TTGGTGGTGAGCCACAGAGTTGTGATTCTTCAGACTATTGAGCTGATTGTGGGCTGCAGGATAGATGTGATCAGTTACCCCAGGATAAAAAGTATCATCTCCCTGGCTTCAGATGAGATGACACGATCAAAg GAGGTCATCCCTGACTGGCAGCAGGCAGCCAGTAATATCTTGGTTGCTGTGGGTAACAAGCACATCAACGACATCATGGAGGAGATACTAAGCAAGTTTCAACCAGGTCTCCTACCTCACTTCTTTGTGGTCCAGACACTCGCCAACCTGTCTGATTCCAATG TATATGGCATGGTACCCTTCCTCAATGCTATTCTGGGCACTATGCTGCCCATGTTGACCATGGCCAAACAGGACAACATGAAGTGGGTCTTCTCTTTTG CTCTGTGTCATTTCAGCGACAGTATCTTGGAATACCTTGCCAACCTGGACAAAGCTCCAGACCCCAcagtcagaaaagacacattcTCCAGTGAAATCTATGCAGCTTTCGACATCCTCTTCAATAACTGGTTACAAAGCAGGGAGTCAAAG TTGAGGCTAACCGTAGCTGAGGCGGTGGGCTCTATGTGCCATCTGATGGCCAGTGATAAACTGGAAGAGCAGATTCCTAAACTCATTCCTGCCATCCTGTCCctgtacaagaaaaacaatgagcACTATATCATCAGCAAG AGTCTGTGCCAAGCGCTTGATGCTTCTGTCAACATGGGCAGCAGGGTGCTGGAGACCCAACTGGACAGTCTACTCGTTGCACTTCATCAACAG GTGTCGGCCCCTGTCGATTACAGTAACCCTCCTACTGTCAAGAACCACAACGAGGTTCTGCGCTGCTTCAGCTTACTGG CGAACTCCTTCCCAGACCGGCTGGTCATGTTTGTTATTCAGAAGTTGGAGAACAGTAATGAGCGAAGCAGGATGGGCTCCCTGGCTGTTCTTCGTCACCTCATCAACTCCACCA cttCCACGATGGAGGGGAAGAAACTGCTGATTCTGGCCAGCATCAGGCAACCAATGGCTGACCACAGCAATAAG GTCAAGAAGCGCGTGGTCCAGGTGATCAGTGCAATGGCTCATCACGGTTACCTGGAGTTAGATggaggagagttactggttcgatTCATTGTTCAACACTGTGCCTTACCTGATACATATAAG CGAGGCCAGAGGCCCACAGATCCAGAGGAGGTGACTAACGAGGCACTGAGGATGATGTGTGACAACACTCTTCACCTTCTGACCACCACTGTTGGCCGACTAGCTGAT GTCTTATGGCCCAAGCTGCTGTACTATCTGACCCCTTCACAGTACAGATATGCCACCACTCCGCTGTGTAAGAGTCTGATAGTTCTGGgcaacaagaagaaaaataaccaGGAGCCCAGCTTCAACATAGACTTCACACAGGAAG TCAATCTGCCATCTCCTCAGACACTGATGGTCAGACTGCTG GTGAACGCAGCGTTTCCGTTCAGTAGCAGAGGTCACGGagctccatccctctctctacTTCAAGTCCTCAGTGTCAACATCCACCCCAATACAGAGATACTCTGGGACAAAGAGATACCTCCCCTGCTTTCAATGCTAGAGG agTCAACGGAAGAAAGCCTGGATAAGAAGCACTGGCAAGAAAAGTTGCTGAAG CTCTTGTCTAAAACCCTGGTGACTGTTGATGACGACAAGTGGGTGTGCCAGCTGGCATCTGAGGCAACAAGATACCTCTCCACGTATAACAACGACTTAGAGGAGAAG AGTTTCCTGTATCAATGTATAGGAGTGACTCTTCAACAGAGTTTCAATAAGGAGGTGGTGaaaaaacagctgcaggaaATCCTCCTCACAGCACGACACAATGACGCCGTGGAGCGAGAG GGAGTTGCGATGGGCGTTGGTTTGTGTGCCAACAGCCATTTAGAGGGAACTCTGGCAAAGCTGGAAGAGTTCGGCAAGTCAGACGCCTTCAAGAAGTCACCAAGCATCTTTAACCTTCTCAAA GAACGTAATGATGTTGAGGTAGAGAAGGTGAAAAGCACGTTAATCCTGTGTTACGGTCAAGTGGCTCTGAACGCACCTCCAGAAAAGATTCTAACCCGCATTGATCAAGACATCCTTCGCTGCATCAGTAAACACTTCAATACCAAG GACCTGACTATGAAACTCAGTTTAATCCAGAGTGTCGGGCTCATAGCCAAAGCCATTAGTGTCTGTGTGAAGAAACAAGGCTACATCTTCTCTCGCAAGCAGGAGCTCATTAATGTCATGCTG GATTTTATCAAGGCAGAGGCAGCTGATTCATTAAGGACTCCAGTGCGCCATCTTGTGATGACTACCTGTGCCAACCTAAT GCCTCTGGACCCTCCTCTGAGTGAGAATGAGAGCTTTGACTTGCTAAAGGTGTGTGTAAACAGTGTTTTCCCTCTACCACCTGAGACACATACTCCAGAGAAAACTAAAGAAGAGGAAATTCTGGACCCCCAGCAGAGAAAG GCATTGTACAAAGACACGATGGCTGCACTGCAGGAGCTGCTGAAAAGTGTTCTGACCAGGGATCCCACACCTGACGGCCTGCAGAGTGTCTTCAAG CACATTGAATCATGGCTGAGCTCCAGACAGGaccacgagagagagagagctgtcaCCGCTGCTGCTCACATGCTGGCTCACTATCTGGAAAACCTGACTGtcaag AACATGGTGACTTTCCACAACCTTGGAGCTCTGCTGGGTCGACTCGCTCCACGATGTTCTGACCCTCACCCTGCTGTACGCACTGCTGCTATGGACTGTATATACTCGCTGCTTTACATACAGCTACGCTATGAAg GTTTCTCCTTAGATTATAAGGATGATGGTGTGGAAAGTCTGTTGGCCCTAAAAGACAAACTAGATAACCCTGACCACTCAGTTCTGTATAAGACCTGCTCCGACCTCACCAAG gtgatgAGTAAGCGTCTGCCTCAGCAGCAGCTGACGACGTTGGTGTTCATGTTGTTTGAAGGGCTGGTTGACAGTCAGGCAAACTGCTGCAGAGCCTCATCTGTCATCTTAAATACTCTGCTCaagaacagaggaggaggactaCAAGAGCTG GTCCCAGAGATGCTGGAAGTGCTGCATGTGCGTCTGCAGAACATCACAGAGGAGCAG GTGAGAGTGGCAGTGGGACAGACCGTACTAATCCTGGCGTCTCAGCATCTACAGACTGTTATCAATGCACTAGTTAACCAGCCACTTCCTTATGACag CTGGACCAGTGAGATGTGGATGGCCTTAGGAGCCGACCCCATCGTAGCCAATCAGATCATCGAGATGGTGATGGAGAAGCTTCTCATCATGGCGCCTTATGTAGACCAGAGGGACTCGATGATCAGAGGAGGGACAACAAAGGTCGCCACCAACCAACCGCTGGCT ATGACATGTGGTCTCAAAGAGCTGTTATTAAATGGCCAAAGTCAGGAGCCAGCAGTCAGTCTGTTTCCTCAGCTCTTCTCTTGTCTCGCTGTGAGACTGGGAGCCAGTGTCGGGGTCTCAGCACCAAAGGACAGCAACAATAAACACGCCCCGTCCGTCCATGTAGCAGG gGTAGCAGCTGATGCTCTGCGTATCTTGTTAGCACGGGCCCAGTTAGACGAGGTGATGAAAAGACTGGAGGAAGATAACGCCTGGGATGCAATGAAGGAAGCCAATACACACATTACTGGAGTTACACTACTGGCAAa GGCGATGGCTAAGCATGCTGGTCCCAGGCTGCCGGCCATTGTCGAGTGTCTGTGCCCCTCTCTCAACAACATCTACGAATGCCAGAGAATCACTGTCACAGCTTTCTTCTCTGAG CTCTTGAATCATCACGTTGTGACAGAGCTGATGTTGATAGATGTGTTAATGAACAACATGATGGAGAGGATATCCGATCCCTGCTGCTCTGTCCGCATGTTGGCTGTGAGGGGGCTGGGCAATATAGCTGTGGGATCACCTGAAAAG GTGAATAAATATGCAAAGGAGCTGCTGGCAGCCATGAGTTCAGGCATGGAGGAGAAAGATGATCcag GTAAGCTGATTACCCTCGAAGCCATGTCAGGTCTTTCGAAAGTTCTCCTTCACCTGGACAAGAAGAATGTCCACTTATTAGTGGTCTATATCTTCATGAAGATTAAACCATTCCTGGAATGT GAGAACGATGAGATCCGCTGTGCTTCCATCCATCTAATGGGGAACCTGTCCAAGTTTGGCTCCGGAGAGCCAGTGTTCAAAGACCAGATCCACAATGTTCTGGTCAGCCTTCTGTTACACCTGGTAGACCCAAACCCAGAAGTGGTCAAG GCTTGTAAGTATTCAATGCGAGTGTGCGCTCCTGTGGTGGGATCAGAGCAGATCACAGCCATGTTTCAGAACCACCTCCATGAAGACAAGAGCTTGCACTACGGAGAGTTCATCAATGACCTCACAAAGTACCTG ATTCAGGACTTTCCAGGCATGCTGAACTTTTATCACATCTCAGTCATCCAGTTCTTCAAGAGCAACTGGCCTGAGGTCCGAGCCGGAGCTGCCATGTTTATAG GGTTTCTGCTGGGGAATCTTCAAGAGGAGCATTTCTCCCACCTCAACATGGGCACCATCACTAAAG GTTTAGTGATGCTGCTCCAGGATCCAGATCCTGTGGTGAGAGTGAAGGCTGCTGAGGCCATGGGACATttccactga
- the mroh1 gene encoding maestro heat-like repeat-containing protein family member 1 isoform X1 — protein MDETDVEQVTLALLDAATDKDSEVQEQVRKSMLTLGKQQPDRVLAMCQDYLLKHPKLVVSHRVVILQTIELIVGCRIDVISYPRIKSIISLASDEMTRSKEVIPDWQQAASNILVAVGNKHINDIMEEILSKFQPGLLPHFFVVQTLANLSDSNVYGMVPFLNAILGTMLPMLTMAKQDNMKWVFSFALCHFSDSILEYLANLDKAPDPTVRKDTFSSEIYAAFDILFNNWLQSRESKLRLTVAEAVGSMCHLMASDKLEEQIPKLIPAILSLYKKNNEHYIISKSLCQALDASVNMGSRVLETQLDSLLVALHQQVSAPVDYSNPPTVKNHNEVLRCFSLLANSFPDRLVMFVIQKLENSNERSRMGSLAVLRHLINSTTSTMEGKKLLILASIRQPMADHSNKVKKRVVQVISAMAHHGYLELDGGELLVRFIVQHCALPDTYKRGQRPTDPEEVTNEALRMMCDNTLHLLTTTVGRLADVLWPKLLYYLTPSQYRYATTPLCKSLIVLGNKKKNNQEPSFNIDFTQEVNLPSPQTLMVRLLVNAAFPFSSRGHGAPSLSLLQVLSVNIHPNTEILWDKEIPPLLSMLEESTEESLDKKHWQEKLLKLLSKTLVTVDDDKWVCQLASEATRYLSTYNNDLEEKSFLYQCIGVTLQQSFNKEVVKKQLQEILLTARHNDAVEREGVAMGVGLCANSHLEGTLAKLEEFGKSDAFKKSPSIFNLLKERNDVEVEKVKSTLILCYGQVALNAPPEKILTRIDQDILRCISKHFNTKVLGIKVETKDLTMKLSLIQSVGLIAKAISVCVKKQGYIFSRKQELINVMLDFIKAEAADSLRTPVRHLVMTTCANLMPLDPPLSENESFDLLKVCVNSVFPLPPETHTPEKTKEEEILDPQQRKALYKDTMAALQELLKSVLTRDPTPDGLQSVFKHIESWLSSRQDHERERAVTAAAHMLAHYLENLTVKNMVTFHNLGALLGRLAPRCSDPHPAVRTAAMDCIYSLLYIQLRYEGFSLDYKDDGVESLLALKDKLDNPDHSVLYKTCSDLTKVMSKRLPQQQLTTLVFMLFEGLVDSQANCCRASSVILNTLLKNRGGGLQELVPEMLEVLHVRLQNITEEQVRVAVGQTVLILASQHLQTVINALVNQPLPYDSWTSEMWMALGADPIVANQIIEMVMEKLLIMAPYVDQRDSMIRGGTTKVATNQPLAMTCGLKELLLNGQSQEPAVSLFPQLFSCLAVRLGASVGVSAPKDSNNKHAPSVHVAGVAADALRILLARAQLDEVMKRLEEDNAWDAMKEANTHITGVTLLAKAMAKHAGPRLPAIVECLCPSLNNIYECQRITVTAFFSELLNHHVVTELMLIDVLMNNMMERISDPCCSVRMLAVRGLGNIAVGSPEKVNKYAKELLAAMSSGMEEKDDPGKLITLEAMSGLSKVLLHLDKKNVHLLVVYIFMKIKPFLECENDEIRCASIHLMGNLSKFGSGEPVFKDQIHNVLVSLLLHLVDPNPEVVKACKYSMRVCAPVVGSEQITAMFQNHLHEDKSLHYGEFINDLTKYLIQDFPGMLNFYHISVIQFFKSNWPEVRAGAAMFIGFLLGNLQEEHFSHLNMGTITKGLVMLLQDPDPVVRVKAAEAMGHFH, from the exons ATGGACGAGACGGATGTGGAAC AGGTGACCTTGGCTCTACTAGATGCGGCCACCGATAAAGATTCAGAGGTCCAGGAACAGGTCAGAAAGTCTATGTTGACCCTGGGAAAACAGCAACCAGACAGAGTTTTAGCCATGTGCCAGGACTACCTTCTGAAACACCCAAAg TTGGTGGTGAGCCACAGAGTTGTGATTCTTCAGACTATTGAGCTGATTGTGGGCTGCAGGATAGATGTGATCAGTTACCCCAGGATAAAAAGTATCATCTCCCTGGCTTCAGATGAGATGACACGATCAAAg GAGGTCATCCCTGACTGGCAGCAGGCAGCCAGTAATATCTTGGTTGCTGTGGGTAACAAGCACATCAACGACATCATGGAGGAGATACTAAGCAAGTTTCAACCAGGTCTCCTACCTCACTTCTTTGTGGTCCAGACACTCGCCAACCTGTCTGATTCCAATG TATATGGCATGGTACCCTTCCTCAATGCTATTCTGGGCACTATGCTGCCCATGTTGACCATGGCCAAACAGGACAACATGAAGTGGGTCTTCTCTTTTG CTCTGTGTCATTTCAGCGACAGTATCTTGGAATACCTTGCCAACCTGGACAAAGCTCCAGACCCCAcagtcagaaaagacacattcTCCAGTGAAATCTATGCAGCTTTCGACATCCTCTTCAATAACTGGTTACAAAGCAGGGAGTCAAAG TTGAGGCTAACCGTAGCTGAGGCGGTGGGCTCTATGTGCCATCTGATGGCCAGTGATAAACTGGAAGAGCAGATTCCTAAACTCATTCCTGCCATCCTGTCCctgtacaagaaaaacaatgagcACTATATCATCAGCAAG AGTCTGTGCCAAGCGCTTGATGCTTCTGTCAACATGGGCAGCAGGGTGCTGGAGACCCAACTGGACAGTCTACTCGTTGCACTTCATCAACAG GTGTCGGCCCCTGTCGATTACAGTAACCCTCCTACTGTCAAGAACCACAACGAGGTTCTGCGCTGCTTCAGCTTACTGG CGAACTCCTTCCCAGACCGGCTGGTCATGTTTGTTATTCAGAAGTTGGAGAACAGTAATGAGCGAAGCAGGATGGGCTCCCTGGCTGTTCTTCGTCACCTCATCAACTCCACCA cttCCACGATGGAGGGGAAGAAACTGCTGATTCTGGCCAGCATCAGGCAACCAATGGCTGACCACAGCAATAAG GTCAAGAAGCGCGTGGTCCAGGTGATCAGTGCAATGGCTCATCACGGTTACCTGGAGTTAGATggaggagagttactggttcgatTCATTGTTCAACACTGTGCCTTACCTGATACATATAAG CGAGGCCAGAGGCCCACAGATCCAGAGGAGGTGACTAACGAGGCACTGAGGATGATGTGTGACAACACTCTTCACCTTCTGACCACCACTGTTGGCCGACTAGCTGAT GTCTTATGGCCCAAGCTGCTGTACTATCTGACCCCTTCACAGTACAGATATGCCACCACTCCGCTGTGTAAGAGTCTGATAGTTCTGGgcaacaagaagaaaaataaccaGGAGCCCAGCTTCAACATAGACTTCACACAGGAAG TCAATCTGCCATCTCCTCAGACACTGATGGTCAGACTGCTG GTGAACGCAGCGTTTCCGTTCAGTAGCAGAGGTCACGGagctccatccctctctctacTTCAAGTCCTCAGTGTCAACATCCACCCCAATACAGAGATACTCTGGGACAAAGAGATACCTCCCCTGCTTTCAATGCTAGAGG agTCAACGGAAGAAAGCCTGGATAAGAAGCACTGGCAAGAAAAGTTGCTGAAG CTCTTGTCTAAAACCCTGGTGACTGTTGATGACGACAAGTGGGTGTGCCAGCTGGCATCTGAGGCAACAAGATACCTCTCCACGTATAACAACGACTTAGAGGAGAAG AGTTTCCTGTATCAATGTATAGGAGTGACTCTTCAACAGAGTTTCAATAAGGAGGTGGTGaaaaaacagctgcaggaaATCCTCCTCACAGCACGACACAATGACGCCGTGGAGCGAGAG GGAGTTGCGATGGGCGTTGGTTTGTGTGCCAACAGCCATTTAGAGGGAACTCTGGCAAAGCTGGAAGAGTTCGGCAAGTCAGACGCCTTCAAGAAGTCACCAAGCATCTTTAACCTTCTCAAA GAACGTAATGATGTTGAGGTAGAGAAGGTGAAAAGCACGTTAATCCTGTGTTACGGTCAAGTGGCTCTGAACGCACCTCCAGAAAAGATTCTAACCCGCATTGATCAAGACATCCTTCGCTGCATCAGTAAACACTTCAATACCAAG GTTCTGGGGATTAAAGTAGAGACAAAG GACCTGACTATGAAACTCAGTTTAATCCAGAGTGTCGGGCTCATAGCCAAAGCCATTAGTGTCTGTGTGAAGAAACAAGGCTACATCTTCTCTCGCAAGCAGGAGCTCATTAATGTCATGCTG GATTTTATCAAGGCAGAGGCAGCTGATTCATTAAGGACTCCAGTGCGCCATCTTGTGATGACTACCTGTGCCAACCTAAT GCCTCTGGACCCTCCTCTGAGTGAGAATGAGAGCTTTGACTTGCTAAAGGTGTGTGTAAACAGTGTTTTCCCTCTACCACCTGAGACACATACTCCAGAGAAAACTAAAGAAGAGGAAATTCTGGACCCCCAGCAGAGAAAG GCATTGTACAAAGACACGATGGCTGCACTGCAGGAGCTGCTGAAAAGTGTTCTGACCAGGGATCCCACACCTGACGGCCTGCAGAGTGTCTTCAAG CACATTGAATCATGGCTGAGCTCCAGACAGGaccacgagagagagagagctgtcaCCGCTGCTGCTCACATGCTGGCTCACTATCTGGAAAACCTGACTGtcaag AACATGGTGACTTTCCACAACCTTGGAGCTCTGCTGGGTCGACTCGCTCCACGATGTTCTGACCCTCACCCTGCTGTACGCACTGCTGCTATGGACTGTATATACTCGCTGCTTTACATACAGCTACGCTATGAAg GTTTCTCCTTAGATTATAAGGATGATGGTGTGGAAAGTCTGTTGGCCCTAAAAGACAAACTAGATAACCCTGACCACTCAGTTCTGTATAAGACCTGCTCCGACCTCACCAAG gtgatgAGTAAGCGTCTGCCTCAGCAGCAGCTGACGACGTTGGTGTTCATGTTGTTTGAAGGGCTGGTTGACAGTCAGGCAAACTGCTGCAGAGCCTCATCTGTCATCTTAAATACTCTGCTCaagaacagaggaggaggactaCAAGAGCTG GTCCCAGAGATGCTGGAAGTGCTGCATGTGCGTCTGCAGAACATCACAGAGGAGCAG GTGAGAGTGGCAGTGGGACAGACCGTACTAATCCTGGCGTCTCAGCATCTACAGACTGTTATCAATGCACTAGTTAACCAGCCACTTCCTTATGACag CTGGACCAGTGAGATGTGGATGGCCTTAGGAGCCGACCCCATCGTAGCCAATCAGATCATCGAGATGGTGATGGAGAAGCTTCTCATCATGGCGCCTTATGTAGACCAGAGGGACTCGATGATCAGAGGAGGGACAACAAAGGTCGCCACCAACCAACCGCTGGCT ATGACATGTGGTCTCAAAGAGCTGTTATTAAATGGCCAAAGTCAGGAGCCAGCAGTCAGTCTGTTTCCTCAGCTCTTCTCTTGTCTCGCTGTGAGACTGGGAGCCAGTGTCGGGGTCTCAGCACCAAAGGACAGCAACAATAAACACGCCCCGTCCGTCCATGTAGCAGG gGTAGCAGCTGATGCTCTGCGTATCTTGTTAGCACGGGCCCAGTTAGACGAGGTGATGAAAAGACTGGAGGAAGATAACGCCTGGGATGCAATGAAGGAAGCCAATACACACATTACTGGAGTTACACTACTGGCAAa GGCGATGGCTAAGCATGCTGGTCCCAGGCTGCCGGCCATTGTCGAGTGTCTGTGCCCCTCTCTCAACAACATCTACGAATGCCAGAGAATCACTGTCACAGCTTTCTTCTCTGAG CTCTTGAATCATCACGTTGTGACAGAGCTGATGTTGATAGATGTGTTAATGAACAACATGATGGAGAGGATATCCGATCCCTGCTGCTCTGTCCGCATGTTGGCTGTGAGGGGGCTGGGCAATATAGCTGTGGGATCACCTGAAAAG GTGAATAAATATGCAAAGGAGCTGCTGGCAGCCATGAGTTCAGGCATGGAGGAGAAAGATGATCcag GTAAGCTGATTACCCTCGAAGCCATGTCAGGTCTTTCGAAAGTTCTCCTTCACCTGGACAAGAAGAATGTCCACTTATTAGTGGTCTATATCTTCATGAAGATTAAACCATTCCTGGAATGT GAGAACGATGAGATCCGCTGTGCTTCCATCCATCTAATGGGGAACCTGTCCAAGTTTGGCTCCGGAGAGCCAGTGTTCAAAGACCAGATCCACAATGTTCTGGTCAGCCTTCTGTTACACCTGGTAGACCCAAACCCAGAAGTGGTCAAG GCTTGTAAGTATTCAATGCGAGTGTGCGCTCCTGTGGTGGGATCAGAGCAGATCACAGCCATGTTTCAGAACCACCTCCATGAAGACAAGAGCTTGCACTACGGAGAGTTCATCAATGACCTCACAAAGTACCTG ATTCAGGACTTTCCAGGCATGCTGAACTTTTATCACATCTCAGTCATCCAGTTCTTCAAGAGCAACTGGCCTGAGGTCCGAGCCGGAGCTGCCATGTTTATAG GGTTTCTGCTGGGGAATCTTCAAGAGGAGCATTTCTCCCACCTCAACATGGGCACCATCACTAAAG GTTTAGTGATGCTGCTCCAGGATCCAGATCCTGTGGTGAGAGTGAAGGCTGCTGAGGCCATGGGACATttccactga